The Pricia mediterranea genome includes a window with the following:
- a CDS encoding collagen-like triple helix repeat-containing protein yields MKNIAVVLGAFLTLFIVACEGDPGPPGLDGLPGPEGPQGEDGIQAQVFEVEGVNFNYNDASNLYETLLPFSDFTSFEVLPNDAVLVYQFGGTAEFDDGNEENVWNQIPQTYFLEQGSIQFLPGHTTKDVEILITGNFDLSTLDPGFTDNQIFRVVIVPGVAAEAKLDKSDLNAVMNSLGVTEKDVQKVQFD; encoded by the coding sequence ATGAAAAACATAGCAGTAGTCTTAGGTGCATTTTTAACTTTGTTTATAGTGGCCTGTGAAGGCGATCCGGGACCTCCGGGACTAGATGGATTGCCAGGGCCGGAAGGGCCACAGGGGGAAGACGGTATCCAGGCTCAAGTATTTGAAGTAGAGGGAGTCAATTTTAATTATAATGACGCCAGTAACCTCTATGAGACCCTTTTGCCATTCTCGGATTTCACCAGTTTTGAAGTGCTGCCCAATGACGCCGTTTTGGTGTACCAGTTCGGCGGTACCGCGGAATTCGACGATGGAAATGAAGAAAACGTTTGGAACCAGATTCCACAAACCTATTTTCTGGAGCAGGGTTCCATTCAATTTTTGCCCGGACATACCACGAAGGATGTCGAAATACTTATAACAGGTAACTTCGACCTGAGTACTTTGGACCCCGGTTTTACCGATAATCAAATTTTCAGGGTCGTTATCGTGCCCGGGGTAGCTGCCGAAGCCAAACTGGATAAGTCGGACCTTAATGCAGTCATGAATTCGTTGGGTGTCACCGAAAAGGATGTCCAAAAAGTACAATTCGATTGA